A genomic window from Purpureocillium takamizusanense chromosome 2, complete sequence includes:
- a CDS encoding Beta-mannosidase (EggNog:ENOG503NYVS~CAZy:GH2~COG:G): MTNLAKRVELSSGWTFKQTDEGEDAWAPAAKIPTVSHLDLMANDRIPDPFLGLNELDVEWVGEKSWTYRTTFDAPDGAANSSVFLLFEGLDTFATVTLNGSVVLKSDNMFLSHRVDITKLLKDSNSLVIDFDSALLRGRALEKEHSDYRFIAHNGETGRLAVRKAQYHWGWDWGPVIMTAGPWRPVYLEVSSSHVEDFWVKYEVSGNLTTATGTVEVRSSGQVDQLRLSISSNSGTAFSGSACSAASGKVNIEFKIDDLKAWYPVGYGDQSLYDVTVEIIRNGSVVDRMTKRTGFRRSELVQKDDAHGQSFYFRVNGVDIFAGGSCWIPADNFLPRLTREKYREWLQLMIEGNQVMTRVWGGGIYEDDAFYEICDELGILVWQDFMFACGSYPTWPSLRDSVEAEARQNIRRLRHHPSIVLYAGNNEDYQIQEGYNLDYDYENKDAESWLKSSYPARYYYEHLLPKVMAGESPSVPYWPSSPFSGGKRSDDLTVGDVHQWNVWHGTQEKYQTYAKIGGRFNSEFGLEAFPQQATVEHFVTKPSEMYPQSHTLDFHNKADGHERRIATYLVENFRPPTDVKSHIYLTQLSQSEALGYAYRGFRRQWGHERHCGGALVWQLNDCWPCTSWAIVDFFLRKKPGFYTVARALRPITVGVEREHHDWSVCHARPAKKSPFSVWISSSKLTETTGDVEIRFFSVQTGAEVKAAIIKSNVAIAPNGTTEIYTGEIDNVNEEPHVVAVRLLSSGKVIAREADWPQPLKYLAFPDRGVKVEASPGRYIITAHRPTKGLVLGEKDGVRLSDNGVDVMPGDEQVIQVDGSSVQGTPSFQYLGMNEA; the protein is encoded by the exons ATGACCAACCTTGCAAAGAGAGTCGAGCTCAGCTCGGGCTGGACCTTCAAGCAAACAGATGAAGGGGAAGATGCCTGGGCACCTGCCGCAAAGATCCCTACAGTATCTCATCTGGACCTCATGGCGAATGATCG CATTCCGGATCCATTCCTGGGTCTCAATGAGCTTGATGTCGAGTGGGTCGGAGAAAAGTCCTGGACATACCGCACAACCTTTGATGCgccggacggcgccgcgAATTCTTCTGTCTTTCTCCTGTTCGAAGGACTGGACACCTTTGCTACAGTAACGCTGAACGGAAGCGTGGTATTGAAGAGCGACAACATGTTCCTTAGCCATCGTGTCGACATCACTAAGCTTTTGAAGGATTCCAATTCTCTAGTCATTGATTTCGACAGCGCTCTCCTGCGCGGCAGAGCCCTTGAGAAGGAGCATTCTGATTACCGTTTCATTGCTCACAATGGTGAGACTGGACGACTTGCTGTCAGGAAGGCTCAATATCACTGG GGATGGGACTGGGGACCTGTTATCATGACTGCCGGTCCCTGGAGACCCGTTTACCTTGAAGTCTCCTCGTCACACGTCGAAGACTTTTGGGTGAAATACGAGGTCTCGGGCAACCTGACTACTGCTACAGGCACCGTCGAGGTCCGATCGTCTGGCCAAGTGGACCAGCTTCGGCTCTCCATCAGTTCGAACAGCGGCACTGCGTTTTCTGGCTCTGCATGCTCTGCAGCGAGCGGCAAAGTCAACATTGAGTTCAAGATCG ATGACTTGAAGGCGTGGTACCCGGTTGGGTATGGTGACCAATCACTATACGATGTTACTGTGGAAATTATCCGTAACGGGTCTGTCGTCGATCGCATGACAAAGAGAACGGGGTTCCGCCGAAGCGAGCTCGTGCAAAAGGATGATGCGCATGGACAGTCCTTCTACTTCCGCGTCAACGGCGTGGATATTTTCGCGGGAGGGTCTTGCTGGATTCCTGCCGACAACTTCTTGCCGCGCCTTACGCGAGAAAAGTACAGAGAGTGGCTGCAGCTGATGATTGAGGGCAATCAGGTCATGACGAG GGTGTGGGGTGGCGGTATATACGAAGACGACGCATTCTATGAGATTTGTGACGAGCTCGGCATCCTTGTCTGGCAAGATTTCATGTTTGCATGTGGCAGTTATCCCACGTGGCCTTCGCTCAGGGACTCTGTGGAAGCCGAAGCCAGACAGAACATCAGGCGTCTGCGACATCACCCATCGATTGTCCTCTACGCCGGAAACAACGAGGACTATCAAATCCAAGAGGGATACAATCTTGACTACGACTACGAGAACAAGGATGCGGAGTCATGGCTGAAGAGCAGCTATCCTGCTCGCTACTACTATGAGCATTTGCTTCCCAAGGTCATGGCAGGCGAAAGCCCTAGCGTTCCGTATTGGCCCAGCTCCCCATTTTCCGGCGGCAAGAGGTCAGATGATTTGACTGTTGGCGATGTACATCAGTGGAACG TCTGGCACGGGACACAGGAAAAGTATCAGACCTACGCGAAAATTGGAGGCCGATTCAACAGCGAATTCGGTCTCGAAGCGTTTCCCCAGCAAGCAACTGTGGAACATTTTGTGACGAAGCCCTCGGAGATGTACCCTCAGTCTCATACACTGGACTTTCACAACAAGGCCGACGGTCACGAGAGGCGGATCGCAACGTACCTGGTCGAGAACTTCCGGCCTCCTACAGACGTGAAG TCCCATATCTACCTGACCCAACTTTCCCAGAGCGAAGCCCTGGGCTACGCGTACCGAGGATTCAGGCGCCAGTGGGGCCACGAGCGTCATTGCGGTGGCGCCCTCGTCTGGCAGCTAAACGATTGTTGGCCATGCACCTCTTGGGCGATCGTCGACTTCTTCCTCCGCAAGAAGCCTGGCTTCTACACTGTTGCGCGAGCACTGCGCCCAATCACCGTCGGAGTGGAACGAGAGCACCACGACTGGAGCGTGTGCCACGCTCGGCCTGCGAAAAAGTCGCCTTTCAGCGTCTGGATCTCGAGTAGCAAGCTCACAGAGACCACCGGCGATGTTGAGATTCGCTTCTTTTCCGTGCAGACTGGTGCAGAAGTCAAGGCGGCCATTATCAAGTCGAATGTGGCCATCGCACCAAACGGAACCACCGAGATCTATACCGGTGAGATCGACAACGTCAACGAGGAGCCCCATGTTGTCGCTGTGCGACTTCTGTCTTCTGGGAAAGTCATCGCTCGAGAGGCCGACTGGCCTCAACCTCTCAAGTACTTGGCCTTCCCTGACCGAGGCGTGAAAGTCGAAGCCTCTCCTGGGCGGTATATCATCACGGCTCACAGGCCGACGAAAGGGCTGGTGCTGGGAGAGAAGGACGGTGTGCGTCTTAGCGACAATGGTGTTGATGTCATGCCTGGAGATGAACAGGTGATCCAGGTCGACGGATCGTCAGTGCAAGGCACACCAAGCTTCCAGTATCTTGGAATGAATGAGGCGTAG
- a CDS encoding uncharacterized protein (COG:S~SECRETED:SignalP(1-17~SECRETED:cutsite=VRA-VD~SECRETED:prob=0.9022)~MEROPS:MER0021873~EggNog:ENOG503P9YZ), which yields MLVCSAFVLAVATIVRAVDLSTLPGFLIDASTSAWPPLKDIAVDIYNNPELGLNEHHAHDLIVNHFSGVDGWQVTPHAYGMDTSFSLVYEHRPEGFNGELTTIGIIAEYDALVIGHACGHNHIALNAIAVATLASEALVKYDIPGRLHVLGCPDEENAAAKYTLDKRGAFDDSEVWIMAHPTSASAFQPMNSRLNSFARFTGRTHQEAVRKAYEAMVIVQGLKGQLPGNASSAASIENVGVYAVNVVQENISLGIAGSDIDTVNKTVSSLLTSNFPKVSYVVKSDSHGVAINITGPGGHASESTQGALDLSIKTFSAFSSNPAITFYLPGNSTAKELDITVDMRTRYTNDIPAVANVVDKAIGSLSRGITHDIKYPALEVTPYLPQAIINLLATPDYNLTDWKISDFAPASSDASWRQSAVVDPETHEFLSARSVVIHANYRICNPAPGSICAFNHEPLFKEVSGTEYSYTQTEIVARALSQIVVELLVDEEMYKQATAIIHN from the coding sequence ATGCTTGTCTGCTCAGCTTTTGtcctggcggtggcgacCATCGTGAGAGCCGTGGATCTCTCTACGCTTCCCGGATTTCTGATCGATGCGTCGACCtctgcctggccgccgctgaagGACATCGCCGTGGACATTTACAACAACCCCGAGCTTGGCCTGAACGAGCACCACGCTCACGACTTGATTGTCAATCATTTCTCCGGCGTCGATGGCTGGCAAGTCACCCCACATGCCTATGGCATGGACACCTCGTTTTCGCTGGTATACGAGCACCGCCCTGAGGGGTTCAACGGGGAACTCACGACTATTGGTATCATCGCCGAGTATGACGCCTTGGTTATAGGCCACGCGTGCGGACACAACCACATTGCGCTGAACGCAATCGCCGTCGCGACGTTGGCcagcgaggccctcgtcaaGTACGACATCCCCGGTCGTCTCCACGTCCTCGGCTgccccgacgaggagaatGCCGCAGCAAAGTACACCTTGGACAAACGCGGGGCCTTTGACGATTCGGAAGTCTGGATAATGGCCCACCCCACGAGTGCGAGCGCCTTCCAGCCCATGAACTCTCGCTTGAACTCGTTCGCGCGATTCACCGGGAGAACCCACCAGGAAGCCGTGCGCAAGGCGTACGAGGCCATGGTGATTGTGCAGGGACTCAAGGGGCAACTGCCAGGCAATGCCTCTTCAGCGGCGTCGATTGAGAACGTCGGCGTCTACGCCGTCAACGTGGTCCAGGAAAACATCAGCCTCGGCATAGCTGGATCCGACATTGACACTGTCAACAAGACAGTCTCGTCACTCCTCACCAGCAACTTTCCCAAAGTCTCATACGTCGTCAAGAGTGACTCGCATGGAGTAGCCATCAACATCACCGGCCCGGGTGGACACGCTTCTGAGTCTACTCAAGGAGCCCTCGACTTGTCCATCAAGACCTTCAGTGCATTCTCAAGCAACCCTGCGATCACATTTTACCTTCCCGGAAACAGCACCGCCAAGGAACTCGACATCACCGTTGATATGCGCACGCGGTACACGAATGATATTCCTGCCGTTgccaacgtcgtcgacaaggccatcGGAAGCCTTTCGAGAGGCATTACCCACGACATCAAGTACCCTGCGCTCGAAGTCACGCCTTACCTCCCACAAGCCATAATCAACCTTCTTGCGACTCCGGACTACAACCTCACGGACTGGAAGATCAGCGATTTCGCCCCAGCCTCTAGCGACGCCTCCTGGCGGCAGTCTGCTGTTGTCGACCCTGAAACCCACGAGTTTCTCAGTGCCCGCAGCGTAGTGATTCACGCCAACTATAGGATTTGCAATCCCGCTCCTGGCTCTATCTGTGCCTTCAACCACGAGCCCTTATTTAAGGAGGTTTCGGGCACGGAGTACAGCTACACTCAGACGGAAATTGTTGCGAGAGCCTTGTCGCAGATTGTCGTTGAGCTGCTGGTTGACGAGGAGATGTACAAGCAGGCCACGGCCATCATTCACAACTAG
- the ARR3 gene encoding arsenicals resistance (EggNog:ENOG503NUWB~COG:P~TransMembrane:10 (i56-75o87-106i127-150o156-175i187-213o225-248i260-282o302-320i332-351o357-378i)) codes for MSAEAQSKDFNAQSSAEQPDVAIPSTKDLEGQVDRDSNDEKTSASAFKALGWLDRFLALWIFLAMAIGIILGNFVPSTGPALQKGKFVGVSVPIAVGLLVMMYPILCKVRYESLHKLLAQRSMWRQIIFSIIVNWVVAPFLMLGLAWAFLPDKSDLRSGLILVGLGRCIAMVLIWNGLAGGDNEYCAILVAINSILQMVLFAPLAVFFIRIISGETGIGDISYEVVATSVGVFLGIPLAAAIITRFALRMTAGPAWYERVFLRFASPWSLIGLLYTIIVLFASQGRQVVHQVVSVVRVAAPLVVYFISIFCVTLFITYRLGFKYPVAVTQSFTASSNNFELAIAVAVATFGPDSDQALASTVGPLIEVPVLLGLVYLMRLMRKRWDWKA; via the exons ATGTCAGCCGAAGCCCAGTCTAAAGATTTCAACGCCCAATCTTCAGCCGAGCAGCCTGATGTTGCCATCCCGTCAACAAAAGACCTGGAGGGCCAAGTCGACAGAGACTCCAATGACGAGAAAACTTCCGCATCGGCTTTCAAAGCTTTAGGATGGCTTGAtcgcttcctcgccctctggATATTTCTTGCCATGGCGATCGGCATCATACTTGGCAACTTTGTGCCCTCGACCGGACCGGCGTTGCAGAAGGGCAAGTTTGTTGGCGTATCAGTGCCTATTG CCGTCGGTCTTCTGGTCATGATGTACCCGATTTTATGCAAAGTTCGATACGAGTCGCTTCATAAGCTCCTGGCCCAGCGCTCCATGTGGAGGCAAATTATTTTCAGTATCATTGTGAACTGGGTTGTGGCTCCGTTCCTTATG CTTGGCCTTGCATGGGCCTTCCTTCCAGATAAAAGTGATTTGCGTTCTGGTCTgatcctcgtcggcctcggaaGATGTATAGCCATG GTGCTCATCTGGAACGGCCTCGCCGGTGGTGACAACGAGTACTGCGCTATTCTCGTGGCAATCAACTCAATCCTCCAGATGGTCCTCTTCGCCCCACTCGCGGTCTTCTTTATCCGCATCATCAGCGGCGAGACCGGCATCGGGGACATCTCGTACGAAGTCGTTGCTACAAGCGTCGGCGTGTTTCTTGGAATTCCCCTGGCGGctgccatcatcacccgcTTCGCGTTGCGTATGACGGCCGGACCAGCCTGGTACGAACGCGTGTTTCTTCGTTTCGCCTCGCCTTGGTCCTTGATCGGCCTTCTATACACTATCATTGTCCTCTTCGCGTCCCAGGGCCGCCAGGTGGTCCACCAGGTGGTTTCTGTGGTTCGCGTGGCCGCGCCGCTTGTCGTCTACTTCATCTCCATCTTTTGCGTCACGCTCTTCATCACCTATCGCCTTGGCTTCAAGTATCCGGTCGCCGTGACACAGAGTTTCACTGCCTCCAGCAACAACTTTGAGCTGGCCATCGCCGTTGCGGTTGCCACGTTTGGTCCAGACAGCGACCAGGCCCTTGCGTCCACTGTGGGACCACTCATCGAGGTTCCTGTCCTCCTGGGCCTGGTTTATTTGATGCGACTTATGCGGAAGAGATGGGACTGGAAAGCTTGA